One part of the Streptomyces sp. AM 2-1-1 genome encodes these proteins:
- a CDS encoding AIM24 family protein, which produces MSTPVIFDPMTLPSDDNVNAYTFCVELKGSQWFLQKGKMIAYYGRIDFDGVGNGRFDRLLRTSFHSPMHAGDWVVAEGSGKMLLADRAFDVNSFDLDNGNLTIRSGNLLAYQPTLALKQSIVPGFLTLIGTGKFVAASNGPVVFMEPPLRVDPQALVGWADCPSPCHHYDHGYMRGVMGGLRSLTGIGGTSGEEHQFEFVGAGTVLLQSTEVLMAEQSVGAVPVEAGVPGAGVPGVHGGGQPGSAPRLPGQLGDLQRRFGL; this is translated from the coding sequence GTGAGCACGCCCGTGATCTTCGATCCGATGACGCTGCCGTCGGACGACAACGTCAACGCGTACACCTTCTGCGTGGAGCTGAAGGGCAGTCAGTGGTTCCTCCAGAAGGGGAAGATGATCGCCTACTACGGGCGCATCGACTTCGACGGGGTGGGCAACGGCCGCTTCGACCGGTTGCTGCGGACGAGCTTCCACTCGCCGATGCACGCGGGCGACTGGGTGGTGGCCGAGGGCAGCGGCAAAATGCTCCTCGCGGACCGGGCCTTCGACGTCAACTCCTTCGACCTCGACAACGGCAACCTGACGATCCGCTCCGGCAACCTGCTCGCCTACCAGCCGACCCTGGCGCTGAAGCAGTCGATCGTGCCGGGGTTCCTCACCCTGATCGGTACGGGGAAGTTCGTGGCGGCCTCGAACGGGCCGGTGGTCTTCATGGAGCCGCCGCTGCGGGTGGATCCGCAGGCGCTGGTCGGCTGGGCCGACTGCCCGTCGCCGTGCCACCACTACGACCACGGGTACATGCGGGGCGTGATGGGCGGGCTGCGCTCGCTGACGGGGATCGGCGGGACCTCCGGCGAGGAGCACCAGTTCGAGTTCGTCGGCGCGGGGACGGTGCTGCTCCAGTCCACCGAGGTGCTGATGGCCGAGCAGTCGGTGGGCGCGGTGCCGGTGGAGGCGGGTGTTCCCGGCGCCGGTGTTCCCGGCGTCCACGGCGGGGGTCAACCTGGGTCCGCACCCCGCCTCCCCGGTCAGCTGGGCGATCTCCAGCGCCGGTTCGGTCTGTGA
- a CDS encoding MarR family transcriptional regulator, whose amino-acid sequence METETATRWLSDAEQCAWRTHLDVSRLLSHQLERDLQPFGLTMNDYEILVNLSEAEDQRLRMSDLAALTLQSKSRLSHQITRMENAGLVKRENCESDRRGLFAVLTDLGGETMRKVAPFHVASVRKHFMDLLTPEALAELHAALTPIADHLRGRRGKP is encoded by the coding sequence ATGGAGACCGAGACGGCCACCCGCTGGCTGAGCGACGCGGAGCAGTGCGCCTGGCGCACCCACCTGGACGTCAGCAGACTGCTGTCGCACCAGCTGGAGAGAGACCTCCAGCCGTTCGGCCTGACCATGAACGACTACGAGATCCTCGTCAACCTCTCCGAGGCCGAGGACCAGCGCCTGCGGATGAGCGACCTCGCGGCACTCACCCTGCAGTCCAAGAGCAGGCTCTCGCACCAGATCACCCGGATGGAGAACGCCGGGCTGGTCAAGCGCGAGAACTGCGAGTCCGACCGGCGCGGACTCTTCGCGGTCCTCACCGACCTCGGCGGGGAGACGATGCGGAAGGTGGCGCCGTTCCACGTCGCCTCCGTCCGCAAGCACTTCATGGACCTGCTGACCCCCGAAGCGCTCGCCGAGCTCCACGCGGCCCTGACCCCGATCGCCGACCACCTGCGCGGACGGCGCGGCAAGCCGTAA
- the meaB gene encoding methylmalonyl Co-A mutase-associated GTPase MeaB, protein MTVDVPTLVEQARQGRPRAVARLISLVEGASPQLREVMAALAPLAGHAYVVGLTGSPGVGKSTSTSALVTAYRKAGKRVGVLAVDPSSPFSGGALLGDRVRMSDHAGDPGVYIRSMATRGHLGGLARSAPQAIRVLDAAGCDVVLVETVGVGQSEVEIASQADTSVVMLAPGMGDGIQAAKAGILEIGDVYVVNKADRDGADATVRELNHMLGLGESREPGDWRPPVVKTVAARGEGVDELVEALEKHRAWMEERGVLAARRTARAAREVETIAVTALRERIADLHGDHRLDALATRIVAGRLDPYGAADELVAQLTSAGS, encoded by the coding sequence GTGACGGTGGACGTCCCCACCTTGGTCGAACAGGCACGGCAGGGCAGGCCCCGTGCCGTCGCCCGGCTGATCTCACTGGTGGAGGGGGCGTCCCCGCAGCTGCGGGAGGTGATGGCCGCGCTGGCCCCGCTCGCCGGGCACGCGTACGTCGTCGGGCTGACCGGATCGCCGGGCGTCGGCAAGTCCACCTCCACCTCGGCGCTGGTCACCGCCTACCGCAAGGCCGGGAAGCGGGTCGGGGTGCTCGCGGTCGACCCGTCCTCGCCGTTCTCCGGCGGGGCGCTGCTGGGGGACCGGGTGCGGATGTCGGACCACGCCGGTGACCCCGGGGTCTACATCCGCTCCATGGCGACCCGGGGCCATCTGGGCGGTCTCGCCCGGTCGGCGCCCCAGGCGATCAGGGTGCTGGACGCGGCGGGGTGCGACGTGGTGCTGGTGGAGACGGTCGGGGTGGGGCAGTCCGAGGTGGAGATCGCCTCGCAGGCCGACACCTCGGTGGTGATGCTCGCGCCGGGCATGGGCGACGGCATCCAGGCGGCGAAGGCCGGAATCCTGGAGATCGGCGACGTCTACGTGGTCAACAAGGCGGACCGGGACGGCGCGGACGCCACCGTCCGGGAGCTGAACCACATGCTGGGCCTCGGGGAGTCCCGGGAACCGGGCGACTGGCGGCCGCCGGTGGTGAAGACGGTCGCCGCCCGGGGCGAGGGCGTCGACGAGCTCGTCGAGGCGCTGGAGAAGCACCGGGCGTGGATGGAGGAGCGCGGGGTGCTGGCCGCCCGGCGCACCGCGCGGGCGGCCCGGGAGGTGGAGACGATCGCCGTCACCGCCCTGCGCGAGCGGATCGCCGACCTGCACGGCGACCACCGGCTCGACGCCCTGGCGACGCGCATCGTGGCGGGCCGGCTGGACCCGTACGGCGCGGCCGACGAACTGGTCGCCCAGCTCACCTCGGCCGGTTCCTGA
- a CDS encoding galactose oxidase-like domain-containing protein, whose translation MAHRPTRRFRKAVLGSGAVLVLAGLNAPAALSFAHDQYHAYKIAQPGYQARYGSWQQVDIPEKYRTNAIHAALLHTGKVLIVAGSGNSQKHFDAGTFDTVLWDPVVNTFKKIATPVDFFCGGHAQLPDGRLLVAGGTARYEVLDGEVTRAGGGMRVKNENPEKALFLKKGTVFRSPAGVAYRSLFDVTVPRAGRGFDVTYFEDGGMKPWRTKVTAAEQRVFVEAVEPGPDSVTTESAQYEIEGLTGKDADNSYGLAERITMRKQDFQGIRAAYEFDALAEKYIRVDPMRKARWYPTLVGLGDGRVLAVSGLDDVGEILSGDTEIYDQRTGKWSKGPFRYFPTYPALFLIQGGKLFYPGANAGYGPADKGRAAGLWDLRKNTFKAVGGLTDYDATETAASLMLPPVQDQKVMILGGGGVGESKVSTARTAIVDLKEKTPVFRSGPDLPQGTRYLNSVIMPDDTVFTSGGSSDYRGRGDSNVLKAQTYHPKTGGFTAAAAPTVGRNYHSEALLLPDGRVATFGSDPLYADRANTRLGTFEQRMEVFTPAVLHRARGDRPVIGAGPGQVERGETVTYAVTGGGRVRTARLMRPSAVTHSTDVEQRSIALELRRSGGKISVTVPEDSTLVPPGWYMLFVTDADGVPSVAKWVEVG comes from the coding sequence ATGGCCCACCGGCCCACCAGGCGCTTCAGGAAGGCGGTCCTCGGCAGCGGGGCCGTCCTGGTGCTCGCGGGGCTCAACGCCCCCGCGGCACTCTCCTTCGCCCACGACCAGTACCACGCGTACAAGATCGCCCAGCCCGGCTACCAGGCGCGGTACGGCTCCTGGCAGCAGGTGGACATCCCGGAGAAGTACCGGACCAACGCCATCCACGCGGCCCTGCTCCACACCGGCAAGGTGCTGATCGTCGCCGGCTCCGGGAACAGCCAGAAGCACTTCGACGCGGGCACCTTCGACACCGTCCTGTGGGACCCGGTGGTCAACACCTTCAAGAAGATCGCCACCCCGGTGGACTTCTTCTGCGGCGGCCACGCCCAGCTCCCGGACGGCCGACTGCTGGTGGCGGGCGGCACCGCGCGCTACGAGGTGCTGGACGGCGAGGTCACCCGGGCCGGCGGCGGGATGCGGGTCAAGAACGAGAACCCGGAGAAGGCGCTCTTCCTGAAGAAGGGCACGGTCTTCCGCTCGCCCGCCGGTGTCGCGTACCGCTCCCTCTTCGACGTGACCGTCCCCCGCGCCGGACGCGGCTTCGACGTCACCTACTTCGAGGACGGCGGGATGAAGCCGTGGAGGACGAAGGTGACCGCCGCCGAGCAGCGGGTCTTCGTGGAGGCGGTGGAGCCGGGCCCCGACTCGGTCACCACCGAGTCCGCGCAGTACGAGATCGAGGGCCTGACCGGCAAGGACGCCGACAACTCCTACGGCCTCGCCGAGAGGATCACGATGCGGAAGCAGGACTTCCAGGGCATCAGGGCGGCCTACGAGTTCGACGCACTGGCCGAGAAGTACATCAGGGTCGACCCGATGAGGAAGGCCCGCTGGTACCCGACGCTCGTCGGGCTCGGCGACGGACGGGTGCTCGCCGTCTCGGGGCTCGACGACGTCGGCGAGATCCTGTCGGGCGACACCGAGATCTACGACCAGAGGACGGGGAAGTGGTCCAAGGGCCCGTTCCGCTACTTCCCGACCTACCCCGCCCTCTTCCTCATCCAGGGCGGCAAGCTCTTCTACCCGGGCGCCAACGCCGGGTACGGCCCGGCGGACAAGGGGCGCGCGGCCGGGCTCTGGGACCTGCGGAAGAACACCTTCAAGGCAGTCGGGGGCCTCACCGACTACGACGCCACGGAGACCGCCGCCTCCCTGATGCTGCCGCCGGTCCAGGACCAGAAGGTGATGATCCTCGGGGGCGGGGGAGTGGGGGAGTCGAAGGTGTCGACCGCCCGCACCGCGATCGTCGACCTGAAGGAGAAGACGCCCGTCTTCCGGTCCGGCCCCGATCTGCCGCAGGGCACCCGCTACCTCAACAGCGTGATCATGCCGGACGACACCGTCTTCACCAGCGGCGGATCGAGCGACTACCGGGGGCGCGGCGACAGCAACGTCCTCAAGGCGCAGACGTACCACCCGAAGACCGGTGGGTTCACCGCGGCGGCCGCTCCCACGGTCGGCCGGAACTACCACTCGGAGGCGCTGCTGCTGCCCGACGGACGGGTGGCGACCTTCGGCTCCGACCCGCTCTACGCCGACCGGGCCAACACCAGGCTGGGCACGTTCGAGCAGCGCATGGAGGTCTTCACGCCGGCCGTGCTGCACCGCGCGCGCGGGGACCGGCCGGTGATCGGCGCGGGGCCCGGACAGGTGGAGCGCGGCGAGACGGTCACCTACGCGGTCACCGGGGGCGGCCGGGTGCGGACGGCCCGGCTGATGCGGCCGAGCGCGGTCACCCACTCCACCGATGTCGAGCAGCGGTCTATCGCGCTGGAGCTGCGCCGGAGCGGGGGGAAGATCTCCGTGACGGTGCCCGAGGACAGCACGCTGGTTCCTCCTGGCTGGTACATGCTCTTCGTCACGGACGCCGACGGCGTCCCCTCCGTGGCGAAGTGGGTCGAGGTCGGGTAG
- a CDS encoding acetyl-CoA C-acetyltransferase: protein MSGTTGTTTSVIVAGARTPMGRLLGSLKSFSGADLGGFAIKAALDRAGIGGEQVEYVIMGQVLQAGAGQIPARQAAVKAGIPMNVPALTVNKVCLSGLDAIALADQLIRAGEFDVVVAGGQESMTNAPHLLPKSREGYKYGAIEMLDAMAYDGLTDAFENIAMGESTEKHNTRLGLERAAQDEVAALSHQRAAAARENGLFEAEITPVEIPQRKGDPVLFSQDEGIRPETTAESLGKLRPAFAKDGTITAGSSSQISDGAAAVVVMSKAKAQELGLDWIAEIGAHGNVAGPDNSLQSQPSNAIRHALKKEGLSVDDLDLVEINEAFAAVAVQSMKDLGLTSEKVNVNGGAIALGHPIGMSGARVVLHLALELRRRGGGTGVAALCGGGGQGDALIIRVPGK from the coding sequence ATGTCAGGAACGACCGGTACCACCACCTCAGTGATCGTCGCGGGCGCCCGGACGCCCATGGGCCGGCTGCTCGGCTCCCTGAAGAGCTTCTCGGGCGCGGACCTTGGCGGCTTCGCCATCAAGGCGGCGCTGGACCGGGCCGGCATCGGCGGCGAACAGGTCGAGTACGTGATCATGGGCCAGGTGCTCCAGGCCGGGGCGGGGCAGATCCCGGCCCGGCAGGCGGCCGTCAAGGCGGGCATTCCGATGAACGTCCCGGCCCTCACCGTCAACAAGGTGTGTCTCTCCGGGCTCGACGCCATCGCGCTGGCCGACCAGCTGATCCGCGCCGGTGAGTTCGACGTCGTGGTGGCCGGCGGCCAGGAGTCCATGACCAACGCCCCGCACCTCCTGCCGAAGTCCCGCGAGGGGTACAAGTACGGCGCGATCGAGATGCTCGACGCGATGGCGTACGACGGTCTGACCGACGCCTTCGAGAACATCGCGATGGGGGAGTCGACCGAGAAGCACAACACCCGCCTGGGCCTGGAGCGCGCCGCGCAGGACGAGGTCGCCGCCCTCTCCCACCAGCGCGCCGCGGCCGCGCGCGAGAACGGTCTCTTCGAGGCCGAGATCACCCCGGTCGAGATCCCGCAGCGCAAGGGCGACCCGGTGCTCTTCTCCCAGGACGAGGGCATCCGGCCCGAGACGACCGCCGAGTCGCTCGGCAAGCTCCGCCCCGCCTTCGCGAAGGACGGCACGATCACCGCCGGCTCCTCCTCGCAGATCTCGGACGGCGCCGCCGCGGTCGTCGTGATGAGCAAGGCGAAGGCCCAGGAGCTGGGGCTCGACTGGATCGCCGAGATCGGCGCCCACGGCAACGTGGCCGGTCCGGACAACTCGCTCCAGTCCCAGCCGTCCAACGCCATCCGGCACGCCCTGAAGAAGGAGGGGCTGAGCGTCGACGACCTGGACCTGGTCGAGATCAACGAGGCGTTCGCCGCGGTCGCGGTGCAGTCGATGAAGGACCTCGGGCTCACCTCGGAGAAGGTCAACGTCAACGGTGGCGCCATCGCCCTCGGTCACCCCATCGGGATGTCCGGCGCCCGGGTGGTGCTGCACCTGGCGCTGGAACTGCGCCGGCGCGGCGGCGGCACCGGTGTCGCGGCGCTCTGCGGCGGCGGCGGTCAGGGCGACGCGCTGATCATCCGCGTGCCGGGCAAGTAA
- a CDS encoding DUF3817 domain-containing protein, with product MDIKTATALHRLRLISIPEALSFPALIVFGSILSRVSDIDFLMMPLGALHGLLFVIYVLFLLDVWIKAKWPVKRVALFFLLCLLPFGGLYGDKLLKRYESDGVIAARARREGTVNA from the coding sequence GTGGACATCAAGACCGCTACCGCCCTGCACCGGCTGCGCCTCATCTCGATTCCCGAGGCGCTCTCCTTCCCGGCGCTGATCGTCTTCGGATCGATCCTCAGCCGCGTCTCCGACATCGACTTCCTGATGATGCCGCTGGGCGCCCTGCACGGCCTCCTCTTCGTGATCTACGTCCTGTTCCTGCTGGACGTGTGGATCAAGGCGAAGTGGCCCGTCAAGCGCGTCGCGCTCTTCTTCCTGCTCTGCCTCCTGCCGTTCGGCGGGCTCTACGGCGACAAGCTCCTCAAGCGGTACGAGTCCGACGGCGTCATCGCCGCCCGCGCCCGCCGCGAAGGCACGGTGAACGCGTGA
- a CDS encoding cellulose synthase catalytic subunit, whose translation MRSEVYDYDSHSRIAGPLTEPGGPEYRVRYRSLREAHERSARALLLTTLAPLLTGLLMLYLVWPTHWTRREGGEPWLVAADTAMLVSVALIELFMLVNVVSLAHATMVARDPVPVVPEPGTRVAFVTTYVPGKEPLSMVRATLRGAVRLRHDGPLDVWLLDEGDDPGARALCAELGVHHFTRRGVPGWNRPKGAHRAKTKHGNYNAWLDRHGDAYEFFASVDTDHVPLPDYLERMLGWFRDPDTAFVVGPQVYGNYDAAVTKAAESQQFLFHALIQRAGNRYGAPMFVGTNNVVRVAALRQAGGLYDSITEDMATGFEIHRRRNPLTGRHWRSVYTPDVLAVGEGPASWTDFFTQQLRWSRGTYETLLRQYPKGLFRLPPGRLLSYTLMLVYYPMTAVNWLLGVGSCVLFLCLGASGTEVSASLWLMLYSDAAALQIGLYLWNRRHNVSPHEPAGSGGIAGMAMSALCAPIYLKSLAAAVLRTSGRFVVTPKGGATSPDRLLTFRVHLSWAAVLLASLAASVPLHHTHVAMRTWAVLALAVALSPVAVWAYTTRRAVGRAGRVPRTVRPRQSVRQQAHPRGLGPAPHPLPDGTAFITTTTTSTTATSRTSTTTTAVAGAAGPVHSVAATAARSTAGGN comes from the coding sequence GTGCGGTCGGAGGTGTACGACTACGACTCCCACAGCCGGATCGCGGGTCCGCTCACGGAACCGGGAGGGCCGGAGTACCGGGTGCGGTACCGGAGTCTCCGCGAGGCCCACGAACGGAGCGCCCGAGCCCTCCTGCTGACGACCCTCGCCCCGCTCCTCACCGGGCTCCTGATGCTCTACCTCGTCTGGCCGACGCACTGGACCCGGCGCGAAGGCGGCGAACCCTGGCTCGTCGCCGCCGACACCGCGATGCTCGTCTCCGTCGCCCTGATCGAGCTCTTCATGCTCGTCAACGTCGTCTCCCTCGCGCACGCGACGATGGTCGCCAGGGACCCGGTCCCAGTCGTCCCCGAACCCGGCACCCGGGTCGCCTTCGTCACCACGTACGTCCCGGGCAAGGAACCCCTCTCCATGGTCCGCGCCACCCTCCGGGGCGCCGTACGGCTCCGGCACGACGGACCGCTCGACGTCTGGCTGCTCGACGAGGGCGACGACCCCGGGGCCCGGGCGCTCTGCGCGGAGCTCGGCGTCCACCACTTCACCCGGCGCGGCGTCCCCGGGTGGAACCGGCCGAAGGGCGCCCACCGGGCGAAGACCAAGCACGGCAACTACAACGCCTGGCTCGACCGGCACGGCGACGCCTACGAGTTCTTCGCCTCCGTCGACACCGACCACGTCCCGCTCCCCGACTACCTGGAGCGGATGCTGGGCTGGTTCCGCGACCCCGACACCGCCTTCGTCGTCGGCCCGCAGGTCTACGGCAACTACGACGCGGCCGTCACCAAGGCCGCCGAATCCCAGCAGTTCCTCTTCCACGCCCTGATCCAGCGCGCCGGAAACCGCTACGGGGCGCCCATGTTCGTCGGCACCAACAACGTCGTCCGCGTCGCGGCGCTGCGCCAGGCCGGCGGGCTCTACGACTCCATCACCGAGGACATGGCGACCGGTTTCGAGATCCACCGCCGCCGCAACCCGCTCACCGGACGCCACTGGCGGTCCGTCTACACCCCGGACGTCCTGGCCGTCGGCGAGGGCCCGGCCTCCTGGACCGACTTCTTCACCCAGCAGCTGCGCTGGTCGCGCGGGACGTACGAGACGCTGCTGCGGCAGTACCCGAAAGGACTCTTCCGGCTGCCCCCGGGCCGGCTCCTGAGCTACACCCTGATGCTCGTCTACTACCCGATGACCGCCGTCAACTGGCTGCTCGGGGTCGGCAGCTGTGTCCTCTTCCTCTGCCTCGGCGCCTCCGGCACCGAGGTCTCGGCCTCCCTCTGGCTGATGCTCTACAGCGACGCCGCGGCCCTGCAGATCGGTCTCTACCTCTGGAACCGGCGGCACAACGTCTCGCCGCACGAACCCGCCGGCTCCGGCGGCATCGCCGGCATGGCGATGTCCGCGCTCTGCGCGCCGATCTACCTGAAGTCGCTCGCCGCCGCCGTGCTGCGGACGAGCGGGCGCTTCGTCGTCACGCCCAAGGGGGGCGCCACCAGCCCCGACCGGCTCCTCACCTTCCGCGTCCACCTCTCCTGGGCCGCCGTACTGCTGGCCTCGCTCGCCGCCTCGGTCCCGCTCCACCACACCCACGTCGCGATGCGCACCTGGGCGGTGCTCGCCCTGGCCGTGGCGCTCTCCCCGGTCGCGGTGTGGGCGTACACCACCCGGCGGGCGGTAGGTCGCGCGGGCCGGGTACCGCGGACCGTACGGCCCCGGCAGAGCGTCCGTCAGCAGGCCCACCCCAGGGGCCTCGGGCCTGCCCCGCACCCGCTGCCCGACGGCACGGCCTTCATCACCACGACGACCACGAGCACGACGGCCACGAGCAGGACCAGCACGACCACCACCGCGGTCGCCGGAGCGGCCGGACCCGTCCACAGCGTCGCGGCGACGGCGGCGCGCAGCACCGCAGGAGGGAACTGA
- a CDS encoding AIM24 family protein — translation MPFREINAKMIEATVVPGQKMYSQRGAMLAHRGEVSFTPNVQGGQGGLMSMIGRRVANEATPLMTVEGSGTVMFGHGGHHIQVINLAGDTLYVEADRLLAFDGTLQQGTMFMGSQGGVMGMVRGQVTGQGLFTTTLKGHGAVAVMAHGGVIELPITPGREVHVDPQAYVAHHGDVRNKLSTALGWRDMVGRGSGEAFQLELSGSGAVYVQASEEKL, via the coding sequence ATGCCGTTCCGTGAGATCAACGCGAAGATGATCGAGGCGACGGTCGTCCCCGGTCAGAAGATGTACAGCCAGCGCGGCGCGATGCTCGCCCACCGGGGCGAGGTCTCCTTCACCCCGAACGTCCAGGGCGGCCAGGGCGGGCTGATGTCGATGATCGGCCGGCGGGTGGCGAACGAGGCGACTCCGCTGATGACGGTGGAGGGCAGCGGTACGGTGATGTTCGGCCACGGCGGCCACCACATCCAGGTGATCAACCTCGCGGGCGACACCCTCTACGTGGAGGCCGACCGACTGCTCGCGTTCGACGGGACGCTCCAGCAGGGCACGATGTTCATGGGCTCGCAGGGCGGGGTGATGGGGATGGTGCGCGGTCAGGTGACCGGGCAGGGGCTCTTCACCACGACCCTCAAGGGCCACGGCGCGGTCGCGGTGATGGCCCACGGCGGGGTGATCGAACTGCCGATCACGCCCGGCCGCGAGGTGCACGTGGACCCGCAGGCCTACGTCGCCCACCACGGGGACGTGCGCAACAAGCTCTCCACGGCGCTCGGCTGGCGCGACATGGTGGGGCGCGGCTCGGGCGAGGCGTTCCAGCTGGAGCTCAGCGGCAGCGGTGCGGTGTACGTCCAGGCGTCGGAGGAGAAGCTGTGA
- the mce gene encoding methylmalonyl-CoA epimerase, whose protein sequence is MLTRIDHIGIACFDLDETVEFYRSTYGFEVHHSEVNEEQGVREAMLKINGTSDGAASYLQLLEPTRPDSAVGKWLEKNGEGVHHIAFGTADVDQDSSDIREKGVRVLYDEPRTGSMGSRITFLHPKDCHGVLTELVTSRTEH, encoded by the coding sequence ATGCTGACGCGAATCGACCACATCGGGATCGCCTGCTTCGACCTCGACGAGACGGTGGAGTTCTACCGCTCCACGTACGGCTTCGAGGTCCACCACTCGGAGGTCAACGAGGAGCAGGGTGTACGTGAGGCCATGCTGAAGATCAACGGGACCTCGGACGGCGCGGCCTCCTACCTCCAGCTCCTGGAGCCGACCCGGCCCGACTCGGCCGTCGGCAAGTGGCTGGAGAAGAACGGCGAGGGGGTCCACCACATCGCCTTCGGCACCGCGGACGTGGACCAGGACTCCTCGGACATCCGCGAGAAGGGGGTCCGGGTCCTCTACGACGAGCCCCGCACCGGCTCCATGGGTTCCCGCATCACCTTCCTCCACCCCAAGGACTGCCACGGGGTGCTCACCGAACTGGTCACGTCCCGGACGGAGCACTGA
- a CDS encoding MTH1187 family thiamine-binding protein, translating to MIVAFSVSPLGVGEDVGEYVADAVRVVRESGLPNRTDAMFTSVEGEWDEVMDVVKRAVAAVEARAGRVSLVLKADIRPGVTDGLTTKVETVERYLAT from the coding sequence GTGATCGTCGCCTTCTCGGTCTCCCCGCTCGGTGTCGGCGAGGACGTCGGCGAGTACGTCGCCGACGCCGTCCGCGTCGTCCGCGAGTCCGGACTGCCCAACCGCACCGACGCCATGTTCACCTCGGTGGAGGGCGAGTGGGACGAGGTGATGGACGTCGTCAAGCGCGCCGTCGCCGCCGTCGAGGCCCGCGCCGGACGCGTCTCCCTCGTACTGAAGGCCGACATCCGACCCGGCGTCACCGACGGCCTCACCACCAAGGTCGAGACCGTGGAACGGTACTTGGCCACCTGA
- a CDS encoding AIM24 family protein encodes MFRLQGSKTLAVDLTGDAVKAKNGSMVAYDGRMSFKKMSGGGEGLRGMVTRRLTGEQMTVMEVQGQGTCYFADRASEINLVSLRGEKLWVEASNLLCTDAGLRTGTTFTGLRGGASGNGLFTTTVEGTGQAAIMSDGSAVVLRVTAQYPLNVDPGAYIAHQGNLQQHFQSGVSFRTFMGEGSGESFQIRFEGEGLVYVQPSERNTVGGDV; translated from the coding sequence ATGTTCCGGCTCCAGGGAAGCAAGACGCTCGCCGTCGATCTGACGGGCGACGCGGTGAAGGCGAAGAACGGCTCGATGGTCGCGTACGACGGCCGCATGTCGTTCAAGAAGATGTCCGGCGGGGGGGAGGGCCTGCGCGGGATGGTGACCCGTCGGCTGACCGGCGAACAGATGACGGTGATGGAGGTGCAGGGGCAGGGCACCTGTTACTTCGCCGACCGCGCGAGCGAGATCAACCTCGTCTCGTTGCGCGGCGAGAAGCTCTGGGTGGAGGCGAGCAACCTGCTCTGCACGGACGCCGGACTGCGCACCGGCACCACCTTCACGGGGTTGCGCGGCGGGGCGAGCGGCAACGGTCTGTTCACCACGACCGTGGAGGGCACCGGGCAGGCGGCGATCATGTCGGACGGCTCCGCCGTGGTCCTCCGGGTCACCGCCCAGTACCCGCTCAACGTCGACCCCGGCGCGTACATCGCCCACCAGGGCAACCTCCAGCAGCACTTCCAGTCCGGGGTGAGCTTCCGCACGTTCATGGGCGAGGGGTCCGGGGAGTCGTTCCAGATCCGTTTCGAGGGCGAGGGACTCGTGTACGTGCAGCCCAGCGAGCGGAACACCGTCGGGGGCGACGTCTGA